In the genome of Bosea sp. ANAM02, the window TCGGGCTGGCCGGGCTCCCTGATGAGGGCGGAGAGGGTGGCGAGATCGTCGGACATGGGCAGGCCTTCGGTTTAAGCGGCGGTCGGAGGGACCGGCGCCTTCGGGATGCACTCGGGCAGGATGCCCTGCGGCTTGAGATGCAGGACGAGGATGAGGGCGATGCCGATCAGCATCTCGCGCATGGCCGCGAGCTGGACCGGTTGCAGGCCCGGCACCCATTCGGTGACGAAGCGGGTCGCCTCCAGGAAGATCACGACGAGATAGGCGCCGAGCACGGCCCCGCTCGGGCGCCCGACGCCGCCGGCCGTGACGGCGAGGAAGATGTAGATCGTGATCAGCGGCTGGAAATGGTCAGGCGAGACATAGGACTGGAAATGCGCGTAGAGCGCCCCCGCCAGCGCTGCGATCGCGGCCGAAAGCGCGAAGGCCTGGAGCTTGAAGCGCAAGACCGGCTTGCCGGCGAAGGCGGCGAGCTGCTGGTCCTCGCGGATCGCCTTGAGCGCCCGGCCATAGGGCGAGGCGTCGAGCCGGCGCAGCAGCGCCCAGACGACCACCAGAACCAGCGTGGCGAGGCCGAGATAGAAATAGGCGAAGTTCTGTGTGCCGAGCTCGGCCTTGAGCGGCGCCTTGATGCCGGAGATGCCGTCCGAGCCGTTGGTCAGCCAGCGTTCGTTCAGCGCCACGAGCCGGATGACCTCGGCAAAACCCAGCGTGACGATGGCGAGATAGTCGTCGCGCAGGCGCAGCGTCGCGAAGGTGACGACGAGGCCGACCGCGGCTCCCACGACCAGCGCCGCGCCCCAGCCGATCAAGACCGGCGCGCCGGCCCCCGTCGCCAGCGCCGAGGCATAGGCGCCGACCGCGAAGAAGCCGGCGAGACCCAGATTGACCAGGCCCGCGCCGCCCCAGATCAGGTTGAGGCTGAGCGCGAGCAGGCCGTAGATGGCGCAGAGCGTCAGGGTGAAGATCAGATAGGACAGCATCAGGCGGCCCTTTCCCCGAGGATGCCGCGCGGGCGGAAGGTGAGCATCAGCAGGATCGCGACGAAGCCGACGCCGGTGCGATAGGTCGCGGGCACGACGAGCAGTGCCAGCTCCTCGGCGATGCCGAGCATCAGGGCGCCGACGACCGCGCCGGGGATCGAGCCGAGCCCACCTAGTACGGCGGCTGCGAAGACCGAGAGCAGCACGCGATAGCCGGTCAGCGGGTCGATCGAGGTGTCGAGCCCGATCAGCACGCCGCCCACGCCGGTCAATCCGGCGCCGATGAAGATCGTGACGATCGCGATCTTCGCGGGGTCGATTCCTTTCAGCCGGGCGAGGTCGGGATTGTCGGCGACGGCGCGCATCGCCTTGCCGAAGCGGGTATAGCGCAGGAACAGGAACATCGCCGCCATGATCGCGACCGCCAGCAGCAGGCTCTGGAGCTGCTGCGGGCCGATGCGCAGATCGCCGAAGCGCATGTCGCGCGCGATCGGCAGGTCGTAGCCGCGCATCTCGTTGCCGAAGATGAAGCGGACGATGTTCTCCAGCACGAGATTGAGCGCGATCGAGGCGATGGCGACGATCAGCGCGCCGTTGTTGCGCAGGCGCTTCAGCGAGGTCTCTTCCGCGACGACGCCAATGAGCCCCGTCACCGCGAAGGCGACGAGGAGCGCGGCCGGCACCGGCAGCGCCATCGCGACATTCGCCCACCAGGCGGCGAAGGCGCCGATGGTCGCATAGGCCGCGATGGCGAAGTTCGGATAGCGCAGCACCGCGAAGATGGCGGAGAAGCCGATGGCCGGGACGGCGATCAGCGTCCCGGTCATCACCCCGTTGACGAGCGCCTGCAGCAACTGGCTCACGCGATCTTCACCAGCGCGAGCTTGCCGTCCCGGACCTGCTCGTAGCGGAACTGGCAATCGGCGATGTCGCCGGTTTCGGTGAAGTCGCACGGACCGCTGGCACCGTCATAGTCCACGGGCTGCTTGGCGGCGATCGCCTTGAGCCCGTCGAGCGCGTTGTCGACCTTGGCGCCGCCCTGCGCCTGGCTGACCTTGCGCACCGCATCCTTGATCGCGGTGCCCGATGCATCGCCGGCCAGCGCGATCGCCATCAGGATCAGGTTGATCTGGTCGTAGACCTGGGTGGTGTAGGGATCGGGCGAGGCGACGCCGATCATCTTGACCAACCGTGCATAGGCCTTCGAGCCCTCGGCCGGCGAAGGTGCGATGGTGAAGGTCTTGTCGACCACCTCGGCCGGCACGCTCTCGACCAGCTTCTGGTTGACCGCATAGCCGAAGGCGACCTTCAGCCCGGAATAGCCGGCGCGATAGGCGTCCTTGAGCATGACGGCGGTATCGGGCGTGTAGCCACCGAAGATGATCGCGTCGGGCTTGAAGCGCAGCACCTCGTCGATCTCGCTGCGATAGGCCGGCTTCTTGTCGTCATAGATCAGCGAGCCGGTCTCGCCGCCGGCCTTCTTCACGGCCTCGGTGATGTTGTCGAACTGGCTCTTGGCGAAGGGCGTCTGCGGCGAGACGAAGAAGACGCGCTTGGCCTTCTCGGCAACGCAGAACTCGCCGAACTTGCGGCCCTGCAGGGTCGTGTTTGGCTGGGTGCGGATCAGGTAGCCCTGATGCGGCAGCTGCGTGATCGAATCGGCACCGGAGACGGTTGCGAGGAACGTCTTCGATTCCCAGCAGAGCGGCGCCACCGCGGTGGTGACCGACGAGGCCCAGGTGCCGACGATCGCCGAGACCTTGTCGACGTCGATCAGCTTGCGGGCGGCGCGCACGCCGGCTTCCGGGTTGGTCTGGTCGTCTTCCGAGATCAGTTCGACCTTGCGACCGAGCACGCCGCCGGCGGCATTGACCTCGTCGATCACGGCCTTCACCGCCTTGACCATGACCGGGCCATAGGGGCCGCCGGCGCCGGTGAGCGGCGTCAGGGTGCCGATCCTGATCGGCGAGCCCTGGGCGAGCGCGCGGCCGGGCAGGGCGGAGAGGCCGGCAAGCGCTGCGGCGCCTGCCAGAAGCGTGCGGCGATCGGTCGTGAACTCAGTCATGATGTTCCCCTGTTGTCTTGTTGGTTTGCTGTCGTGTCGGCGTCGTCCTAGCCGCCGAGGAAGAGGCGGCGGATTTCGGGGTCGGTGGCGAGCGCGGGGCCTGCGCCCTCGCGGCTGTTGCGGCCGGAGACCAGCACATAGCCGCGCGTCGAGATCTGCAGCGCTTCGAGCGCGTGCTGCTCGACCATCAGGATCGGCAGGCCGCCCTTGTTGAGCGAGACGATGGCGTCGAACAGCTCGTCGGCAGCCTTGGGAGAGAGACCCGCCGTCGGCTCGTCGAGCAGCAGCAGGGCAGGGGCGTTCATCAGCCCCATCGCCATGGCGAGGATCTGGCGCTGGCCGCCCGAGAGCGTACGCGCCAGCGCCTTGCGCTTCTCGGCCAGCATCGGATAGCGCGCGTACATCTGTTCGCTGCGCTCCCCGACCTTGCCCGGCTCCTGGAAGCCGCTGATCTCGAGGTTTTCCGCGACCGTCATCGCGCCGAAGACATTGCGCTCCTGCGGCACGAAGCCGATGCCGGACCTGGCCCGGCCGAGCGCATTCTCGCGGGTGACGTCGCCGCCTTTCAGCTTGATCGTGCCGTCGCGCGCCTTGACGAGGCCCGCGATGGTCTTGAGCAATGTCGACTTGCCGGCGCCGTTCGGCCCGATGATCGAGACGATCTCGCCGGGAGCGACCGTGAGCGAAGTCCCCTTCAGAATCTGCTCGGCCGCGCCATAGCCGGCGACGATGCCGTCGACGGCGAGCAGCTTGCCCTGTGCCGCGCTCAATGACGCCTCCCGAGATAGGCTTCCTGCACGCGGGTGTCAGCGGCGACCTCGTCGAACGACCCTTGAGTCAGCGTCTTGCCCTCGGCCATGACGACGACGGGCGCGCAGAGCTTTCGGATCAGCCCCATGTCGTGCTCGATCAGGCAGATCGTCAAACCGTCGCGGTTGAGACCTACGAGATGCTCGGCGATCTGCTCGGTCAGGCTTGGATTGACGCCCGCCATCGGCTCGTCGAGCAGCAGCAGCTTCGGCTCGGCCATCAGCGCGCGGCCGATCTCGACCAGCTTCTTCTGGCCGCCGGAAAGGGCGGTGACGGGATTGTCGAGCACATGGTCGAGCTTGAGCCTTCGTGCGATGCCGAAGGCGCGCTCGGAGAGTTCGGCTTCACGCCGCCTGGCCCCGCCCGTGCCGATCAGCCCGGCCAGCAGGCCCTCGCCCGGCTGGTCGGCGCCGTAGAGCATCAGGTGCTGGAAGACGCTGAGCTTGGGAAAGCCGCGCGCGAGCTGGAAGGAGCGGACAAGTCCCGCCGCGACGAGCTTCTCCGGCGGCATCCCCGCCGTCTCGGTCGCCCCGAGCCGGACCGAGCCCGCCTGCGGCCGGTAAAGCCCGGATACCGCGTTGAACAGGGTCGACTTGCCGGCGCCGTTCGGCCCGATCAGGCCGGTGAAGGAGCCTTGAGGCACCGCGAAATCGACGCCGCGCAGAACCTGCACGCCGTAGAAGCCGAGCGTCAGCCCCTGGATGGTCAGTGCTGCCGTCATGCCGCCGCCGTCATGCCGCTACCGTCTTGCGCCTGCCGGCGAGGGCGGCTGCGGGTTTCATCGGGAAATGCTGCCGGACCTGCTGCTTCCAGAAGCCGAGCAGGCCGTCGTAATAGGCGGGGTCGTTCGGGCGCAGCACGGTCTGGCTGATCATGCCGCGGACCAGGCACATCGTCGCGTTCATGACGGTGCGGGTATGGTCCGGGGCCGTGCCGGCGCGGGCCGCGAGCGCGGTCCAGACCGCATCGAGCCCTGCATGGAATTCCTTGACCGTCGGTATGAGATCGGCACGGAAAGCCGGGTTGTGGCGCGCTTCCGGCAGATATTCCATCGTCACGTAGAACAGCCGGTCGTCCATCATCTCCCAGATGTAGTCGACGATCTCGTCGCTGGAGCCGCCCCGCGCCATGAAGTCCTCGGCGAAGCGGTGCAGGCCGCGCGCCGCCTTGGCCAGCATGTCGGCGATGGAAGCGCTGATGATCGCCTCGCGCCCGGCGAAATGATGGGTCAGCGCGCCCCTGGAGACGCCGGCGACGCGGGCGATCTCGGGCGTCGTGGTGCGGGCGAGCCCCTGGTCGTGCAGCAGGTCGATGGTCGCGTTCATCAGCCGCGCGGAGGTCTCCGCGCTGCGTTCCTTCTGCGATCGTCGCTTGCCGGTGCCGCTCATTCCGACCTCGCTCCCCTTGACGATGGGGAAACCGTGCGACTCAACTTACAAACAGTCAAGCCTGTTTTTGAAGAGGGCGGATCCACGCCGTCATTCTCGAGCGGAACGGATTGTCGTCATGGTCGGGCCTGTCCCAACCATCCACGCCTTCACCGATGCAGAGTTGCGTTCAAGACGTGGATGCTCGCCATAAGGGCGAGCATGACGTGAGTAAGAGACGCTTCGAAAAAACTCCTACCAGGGCCGGCGCGGTCCGGTATCGATATGGATCAGCCCGTTCCAGTAGACATGGTTGCCGCCGACCTCGGGCAGGGCGCGCACCCATTCCAGCACGGCGCGCGGCCTGACGCCGGGGACGCGGAAATCCATCGCCTGGCAGCCCTTGTGATAGGAGCCGCGCCGCGCGCGCCAGGGCGGACGCCAGGTCGAAGTCACCTTCACCGCGCCATATCGGTCGGCGATCTTGCCGAGGATCAGCTTCAGCTCCTGCGGCAGGCAGGCGGTCGAGGTGCCGGGATCGGTCGAGATGCCCGGCCGTTCCGGCTGCTCGTTCGGGTCGAAATCGGGTTCGGCACCGGCCTTCTGGCCGGGCGTCAGCTTCGGCCATTCGACACCTTCGTCGTCATCGGGCTCGCCGGGCTGGGGTGGGGTGGCCGCGGCGGCCGGGGTTTCCGGTGCCGGTGTCGCGGGCGGGGTTTCCTCGGAAGCAGCCGGCACCGGCGTATCGGGAGCTGCGGCGCGCGGCGTCGGCGGCGGCACGATGATCGGGGGCAGCTTCGGCGTGCCTTCGAGATCGAGGTCGAACGGGCGCTGCGGCGGCAGCGGGGCACGCATCGGCTCGCCTTCCTGGGCGGAGACGACAGCCGTCGAGAGCAGCAGGGCGAGCGCCGGCATGGCCAGCGCAAGCGGGAGGCAGGCCGGGCTCATCGCGCCGTCGAATATCCGCGAAAGAAGGGCTGACGGGCGGAGCGGGGATCGCGAAACATCGAAGGCCTTTCGGGATGAAACGCTCGCGCAGCCGGCAACGATTCGGCACGGTGAACGGTTTACTGCCGCGGTCGCCTGCCGAAAGCAGGCGATTTTGTCGGATTTTCGCCGCTGCTCTGCAGGGCGATGGCGGGACGTGGCCGGATTTTGCCTTAATCTGCGCTGGGTTCAACCCGGATGCGGCGATTGTGCGGCGCGGCGGAGTCTTGCTTCATTCTAATCGAGGGTCTAAGCGACTGGGACAGCGAGCCGCCCCCGGGGCGTCTGAAACGAGTTCGACCATGCAAGCTGCCACGGTGCCTTCCA includes:
- a CDS encoding branched-chain amino acid ABC transporter permease, whose protein sequence is MLSYLIFTLTLCAIYGLLALSLNLIWGGAGLVNLGLAGFFAVGAYASALATGAGAPVLIGWGAALVVGAAVGLVVTFATLRLRDDYLAIVTLGFAEVIRLVALNERWLTNGSDGISGIKAPLKAELGTQNFAYFYLGLATLVLVVVWALLRRLDASPYGRALKAIREDQQLAAFAGKPVLRFKLQAFALSAAIAALAGALYAHFQSYVSPDHFQPLITIYIFLAVTAGGVGRPSGAVLGAYLVVIFLEATRFVTEWVPGLQPVQLAAMREMLIGIALILVLHLKPQGILPECIPKAPVPPTAA
- a CDS encoding branched-chain amino acid ABC transporter permease, translating into MSQLLQALVNGVMTGTLIAVPAIGFSAIFAVLRYPNFAIAAYATIGAFAAWWANVAMALPVPAALLVAFAVTGLIGVVAEETSLKRLRNNGALIVAIASIALNLVLENIVRFIFGNEMRGYDLPIARDMRFGDLRIGPQQLQSLLLAVAIMAAMFLFLRYTRFGKAMRAVADNPDLARLKGIDPAKIAIVTIFIGAGLTGVGGVLIGLDTSIDPLTGYRVLLSVFAAAVLGGLGSIPGAVVGALMLGIAEELALLVVPATYRTGVGFVAILLMLTFRPRGILGERAA
- a CDS encoding ABC transporter substrate-binding protein, producing the protein MTEFTTDRRTLLAGAAALAGLSALPGRALAQGSPIRIGTLTPLTGAGGPYGPVMVKAVKAVIDEVNAAGGVLGRKVELISEDDQTNPEAGVRAARKLIDVDKVSAIVGTWASSVTTAVAPLCWESKTFLATVSGADSITQLPHQGYLIRTQPNTTLQGRKFGEFCVAEKAKRVFFVSPQTPFAKSQFDNITEAVKKAGGETGSLIYDDKKPAYRSEIDEVLRFKPDAIIFGGYTPDTAVMLKDAYRAGYSGLKVAFGYAVNQKLVESVPAEVVDKTFTIAPSPAEGSKAYARLVKMIGVASPDPYTTQVYDQINLILMAIALAGDASGTAIKDAVRKVSQAQGGAKVDNALDGLKAIAAKQPVDYDGASGPCDFTETGDIADCQFRYEQVRDGKLALVKIA
- a CDS encoding ABC transporter ATP-binding protein, producing the protein MSAAQGKLLAVDGIVAGYGAAEQILKGTSLTVAPGEIVSIIGPNGAGKSTLLKTIAGLVKARDGTIKLKGGDVTRENALGRARSGIGFVPQERNVFGAMTVAENLEISGFQEPGKVGERSEQMYARYPMLAEKRKALARTLSGGQRQILAMAMGLMNAPALLLLDEPTAGLSPKAADELFDAIVSLNKGGLPILMVEQHALEALQISTRGYVLVSGRNSREGAGPALATDPEIRRLFLGG
- a CDS encoding ABC transporter ATP-binding protein, encoding MTAALTIQGLTLGFYGVQVLRGVDFAVPQGSFTGLIGPNGAGKSTLFNAVSGLYRPQAGSVRLGATETAGMPPEKLVAAGLVRSFQLARGFPKLSVFQHLMLYGADQPGEGLLAGLIGTGGARRREAELSERAFGIARRLKLDHVLDNPVTALSGGQKKLVEIGRALMAEPKLLLLDEPMAGVNPSLTEQIAEHLVGLNRDGLTICLIEHDMGLIRKLCAPVVVMAEGKTLTQGSFDEVAADTRVQEAYLGRRH
- a CDS encoding TetR/AcrR family transcriptional regulator yields the protein MSGTGKRRSQKERSAETSARLMNATIDLLHDQGLARTTTPEIARVAGVSRGALTHHFAGREAIISASIADMLAKAARGLHRFAEDFMARGGSSDEIVDYIWEMMDDRLFYVTMEYLPEARHNPAFRADLIPTVKEFHAGLDAVWTALAARAGTAPDHTRTVMNATMCLVRGMISQTVLRPNDPAYYDGLLGFWKQQVRQHFPMKPAAALAGRRKTVAA
- a CDS encoding D-Ala-D-Ala carboxypeptidase family metallohydrolase produces the protein MSPACLPLALAMPALALLLSTAVVSAQEGEPMRAPLPPQRPFDLDLEGTPKLPPIIVPPPTPRAAAPDTPVPAASEETPPATPAPETPAAAATPPQPGEPDDDEGVEWPKLTPGQKAGAEPDFDPNEQPERPGISTDPGTSTACLPQELKLILGKIADRYGAVKVTSTWRPPWRARRGSYHKGCQAMDFRVPGVRPRAVLEWVRALPEVGGNHVYWNGLIHIDTGPRRPW